In the genome of Vanessa cardui chromosome 18, ilVanCard2.1, whole genome shotgun sequence, the window tgctattaaataaataatgcattcataattaatactttttaaatcaattataaatgacTTAGAaagtatgattttaattttttctttatgtttcaAGGAGTAATATGGTCCCGTATATCAGTAGGTAATTCTTTAGCGATTGAACCAATTTCGATGATTTTGATGgtcatatgataataaattgaaataatccAAACGACGACAACACCCCTAGATATTTACTAGCggtcatatttatatttgaaatcgtaatatgattataattaaaaatagcaattTTGCAGAATCATAAGtgaaacttaattatttaattttaattgtatccgtgagtaaataaaataacgtttaattgaaatgatttatttttattttttggacgGATTATGCAACCATGAAGTATAAAATAGTGCTTACAAAAAGAATGctacaataacataaattattattctaggAATTAAATAATCATGATATAGTTAGATTAGTTACTCTGCATAGATTCGACAAGTCGCTTGTAGACGACCTCGGGGGCCTTCTTGGAGAACTGGAAGTCCATGTGGTTGAAATGCTTCTCCGGCACTTTGTAGTAGTCCCTCACATCAGGCAACTCCTTGTGTAATCTCTCAACATCCGCTGGGTGAGCCAACCAATCCTCTTCGCTGAAGTAAAGTGCTACTGGAACATTAACTTCAGTCATGTCATACTTCGTTGGCTGACGCATACCGTATATCTTTTTGTTGATCTTAGATCCGTAGTCGTACTTTCTGAAGTCATGTGACACGACGGCCTGTCCAAGCTGCTTGATCACCCTTGTAGCTGTGCCAGCTGGTAAATGAGCAACGATGCTGGGTATAAGGTCGAAGTCCATGTCGGCTGTATCGACGCCAGACATTACGAAGTTGATGTTGGAGCACACGTGCTTGCAGCCGATTTCCTTTTCACACATGTTTCCTCCGACTGTGTGTATGAGCTCCTTGCTCGGTTTGAATTCGCTGTGACCAAGTTGTTCGTGAAGACGCTCATAAAATTGGCTATTTGGTGCAATCATTTTAATAAGCGGACTCCTTACGTGGGTCATGTATACCATTGGTGAAAGTGCGTACATCATAGCGACCTTTTCTCTGTATTCGGGTATTGTAGCAGCTAAAGCGAAGAACACTGTATTTCCTTGGGCGTGACCAACGTAAAACAGCTTCTCTTGTTCTGAAGTTTGAAGAGCGAAGTCAATCATGGCGGGTAAATCGTGCAGAGCGATTTCATCCATGCTGAACTGCCAGAAATCGGGGTTAGACACGTGTTTGCTGACATGGTTGCGGGCATATTTGTTGCCGCGGGTGTTGCCGAGCCATACATCGTATCCAGCGTCAGAAAGTATATAGGCAAGGGATTTTTTAGGGCCCATTAGTAGCCAGTCGTCTGCGCTTCCGAGGATTCCGTGCATGAGTAAAACGACAGGGCGCTTTTTCTCGCCTTGGATCTCGTTAGTATCTTTGGGCTGAATACGGAACAGGGTGAGTAGATAGCCGTCATCAGTTTTCACGATGTGTTCCTCCACTCC includes:
- the LOC124537490 gene encoding lipase 3-like gives rise to the protein MLQSAQSTSTMKAVYFLLCLALARNSASNIVRPQLLPQMDTLFVQPLGLVNQFQQTYQETKQQHQSESTSFESKESKEHLSLDDINDYPSLFRSGNKNWNSPVFSSVITQGDQIPYGDTIEWQGVQIAAGPRSPVKSKKDIERIFKDAYKSMQHVSEDEKRMIHKTFEEIDQTKEDLHYNATQLLKQHGYGVEEHIVKTDDGYLLTLFRIQPKDTNEIQGEKKRPVVLLMHGILGSADDWLLMGPKKSLAYILSDAGYDVWLGNTRGNKYARNHVSKHVSNPDFWQFSMDEIALHDLPAMIDFALQTSEQEKLFYVGHAQGNTVFFALAATIPEYREKVAMMYALSPMVYMTHVRSPLIKMIAPNSQFYERLHEQLGHSEFKPSKELIHTVGGNMCEKEIGCKHVCSNINFVMSGVDTADMDFDLIPSIVAHLPAGTATRVIKQLGQAVVSHDFRKYDYGSKINKKIYGMRQPTKYDMTEVNVPVALYFSEEDWLAHPADVERLHKELPDVRDYYKVPEKHFNHMDFQFSKKAPEVVYKRLVESMQSN